In Solobacterium moorei, a single genomic region encodes these proteins:
- a CDS encoding (deoxy)nucleoside triphosphate pyrophosphohydrolase codes for MKTINVVAAVIRDEDKVLATARGYGEYKGWWEFPGGKIESGETPKEALVREIQEELDIRIEINEYITTVEYDYPQFHLSMQCYFCNRLSGNLTLKEAESSRWLSKEKLNSVKWLPADMILLDYIRVFLEKRC; via the coding sequence ATGAAAACAATAAATGTAGTCGCTGCAGTAATAAGAGATGAAGACAAGGTGCTTGCAACTGCGCGAGGATACGGAGAATATAAAGGTTGGTGGGAGTTTCCTGGTGGGAAGATTGAATCTGGGGAAACACCAAAAGAAGCTTTAGTTAGGGAAATTCAAGAGGAGTTAGATATTCGTATAGAGATAAATGAATATATTACTACAGTTGAATACGATTATCCACAGTTTCATTTATCTATGCAATGTTATTTTTGTAATAGACTATCTGGTAATTTAACATTAAAGGAAGCCGAAAGTTCTAGGTGGCTATCAAAGGAAAAACTTAATTCAGTGAAGTGGTTGCCAGCTGATATGATACTACTAGATTACATAAGAGTATTTCTGGAGAAGAGGTGTTGA
- a CDS encoding DUF3644 domain-containing protein, with the protein MGIRHEIEHQKTDSIDEYIGAKLQACALNYNREIIKMFGDKHSIKDNLSLAIQFSPISPEQEQLLRKESVNEIPSNVKNFIATFESELDDEELKSLYYSYRIVYIPIQVNRANQADRAIEFISPDSDKAKDVERVLVKAVEKAKFLPSDIVKMMNEEGYSTFSMHYHTQLWKAKDAKNKKYNYGVKVSKQWYWYENWIDVVRDYCQKNNF; encoded by the coding sequence ATTGGAATAAGACATGAAATCGAACATCAGAAAACGGATAGCATTGATGAATATATTGGAGCTAAACTACAAGCATGTGCATTAAATTATAATAGAGAGATAATCAAAATGTTTGGGGATAAGCATAGCATAAAAGATAATTTGAGCTTAGCAATTCAATTTTCTCCAATATCACCCGAACAGGAACAGTTATTAAGAAAAGAATCAGTAAATGAAATACCGAGTAATGTAAAGAATTTTATTGCAACATTTGAATCCGAGTTGGATGATGAAGAATTAAAATCATTATACTATTCTTACAGGATTGTATACATTCCAATACAAGTAAATCGAGCCAATCAAGCAGATAGGGCAATAGAATTTATTTCTCCAGACAGTGACAAAGCAAAAGATGTAGAACGTGTGTTAGTTAAAGCTGTTGAAAAAGCGAAATTTTTGCCTAGTGATATCGTGAAAATGATGAACGAGGAAGGGTATTCTACATTTAGCATGCATTACCATACTCAATTATGGAAGGCAAAAGATGCTAAAAATAAAAAATATAATTATGGAGTAAAAGTTTCTAAACAGTGGTATTGGTATGAAAATTGGATTGATGTAGTTAGAGATTATTGCCAAAAGAATAATTTTTAG
- a CDS encoding DNA/RNA helicase domain-containing protein has translation MLKNPRCLYESSIDNFIAIDRDTIFGKLCEGYHGDTLTTTREAWLNEIEILQNQLLLWKDSNGQIIFEYDIPRLGKRIDVVLLLKGIIFCLEFKVGESKIIENDIDQVLDYALDLRNFHKFSESKVIVPILIATKYQKHSSIIQKSVYNDKVLNPLVTGEGGIQELINKVISLYPDEEDIDSNWLISPYAPTPTIIEAARTLYESHSVENITRHEADKVMTDTTIAYILDVIKRSKENGEKSICFVTGVPGAGKTLVGLDVAVKQTYRGTDAPVLDEGAIYLSGNGPLVAVLNEALALDNYTKCKAKGEKKNKSDSKREVSKFIQIIHRYRDTMLAKIKNPVENGILEIDEAKAVKMQDAGYGEVEHVAIFDEAQRSWTHERLMNYLKRGGTYGNKLKVPNFPMSEASFLIWSLDQREDWATIVCLVGGGQEINTGEAGISEWIKSLNETFTHWKVYISPKLTEAEYAEGQVNELLKHNPNVTYSDSLHLGVSLRSYRAEKLSAFVHALLDINGNAASIFVEIKDKYPIVLTRDMEKAKKWLQSKVRGTERTGVLISKESARYKPLGIHVLPSGDEDAVHWFLEDKQDTRSSNYLEDAATEIQVQGLELDYTCLLWDADMRYENGKWHFYRFNGKTAWKEITNNKETSSERIKYMLNAYRVLLTRARVGMVICVPEGNGTKNPNGYWEDSTRLPEYYDGTYEYLRSLGIEEI, from the coding sequence ATGTTAAAAAACCCGCGTTGTTTATATGAAAGTAGTATAGATAATTTTATAGCAATAGACCGAGATACTATTTTTGGAAAGTTATGTGAAGGTTATCATGGAGATACTCTTACTACAACAAGAGAAGCTTGGTTAAATGAGATAGAGATTCTGCAAAATCAATTATTGTTATGGAAAGACTCGAATGGTCAGATTATTTTCGAGTACGATATCCCACGATTAGGGAAAAGAATTGATGTAGTATTACTATTAAAAGGGATTATTTTTTGCCTTGAGTTTAAAGTTGGCGAATCAAAGATAATTGAAAATGATATTGATCAAGTCCTGGACTATGCTTTGGATTTAAGGAACTTTCATAAATTTAGTGAATCTAAAGTAATCGTCCCAATTTTAATTGCGACAAAATACCAAAAACATTCTTCAATCATTCAGAAATCTGTATATAACGATAAAGTACTGAATCCACTTGTGACAGGTGAAGGTGGTATTCAGGAGCTTATAAACAAAGTGATAAGTTTATATCCAGATGAAGAAGATATAGATAGCAACTGGCTTATTAGTCCTTATGCACCAACACCAACAATTATAGAAGCAGCTAGAACACTTTATGAAAGTCATTCTGTAGAGAACATCACAAGACATGAAGCTGATAAGGTTATGACTGATACTACAATTGCGTACATTCTTGATGTTATCAAACGTAGTAAAGAAAATGGTGAGAAGAGTATTTGTTTTGTAACTGGAGTTCCGGGTGCTGGAAAAACATTAGTTGGTTTAGATGTGGCTGTAAAGCAGACATACCGAGGGACTGATGCACCAGTCTTAGATGAAGGTGCGATATATCTATCGGGGAATGGTCCTCTAGTTGCAGTACTGAATGAGGCTTTAGCACTTGATAATTATACAAAGTGTAAAGCTAAAGGTGAGAAGAAGAATAAATCTGACTCCAAGCGAGAGGTAAGTAAGTTTATACAAATCATTCACCGATATAGAGATACCATGCTTGCAAAGATTAAAAATCCTGTTGAAAATGGCATTTTAGAAATTGATGAGGCTAAAGCTGTAAAGATGCAAGATGCAGGATATGGTGAAGTTGAGCATGTTGCAATATTTGATGAAGCACAAAGATCCTGGACGCATGAAAGATTAATGAATTATCTAAAACGAGGAGGAACATACGGAAATAAGCTTAAGGTTCCTAATTTTCCTATGTCTGAAGCATCATTCCTTATTTGGTCACTTGATCAACGCGAAGACTGGGCAACTATTGTATGTCTAGTAGGTGGAGGACAAGAAATCAATACAGGTGAAGCAGGTATTTCAGAATGGATTAAATCATTAAATGAGACATTTACGCATTGGAAGGTTTATATCTCTCCAAAATTAACAGAAGCTGAATATGCGGAAGGACAAGTTAATGAATTATTAAAGCATAATCCAAATGTTACTTACTCTGATAGTTTACATTTAGGAGTTTCTTTACGCTCCTATAGAGCAGAAAAGTTATCAGCTTTTGTACATGCACTTTTAGATATCAATGGTAATGCAGCTTCCATTTTTGTAGAGATAAAAGATAAATATCCGATTGTATTAACTAGAGATATGGAAAAAGCTAAGAAATGGCTGCAAAGTAAAGTGAGAGGAACAGAAAGAACAGGCGTTCTAATTAGTAAAGAATCTGCAAGATATAAACCATTAGGTATTCATGTATTACCATCTGGTGATGAGGATGCGGTGCATTGGTTCCTTGAAGATAAACAAGATACTAGATCTTCTAATTATCTAGAGGATGCTGCAACTGAAATTCAGGTTCAAGGATTAGAGTTGGATTATACTTGTCTTTTGTGGGATGCGGATATGCGTTATGAAAACGGTAAATGGCATTTTTACCGTTTCAATGGAAAAACTGCATGGAAAGAAATTACTAATAATAAAGAAACTAGTTCAGAACGTATTAAATATATGTTAAATGCGTATAGAGTACTTCTAACACGTGCAAGAGTAGGAATGGTTATTTGTGTCCCAGAAGGTAACGGTACCAAGAATCCTAATGGTTATTGGGAAGATAGTACACGATTACCAGAGTATTATGATGGTACTTACGAATATTTAAGAAGTTTAGGAATTGAAGAGATTTAA
- a CDS encoding IS30 family transposase: MTSTYKQLSFDERLIIQNLLSDPNITLKMIALTLNRSPKAIRYEITHHLRIVVRANTHNKCGRQNQCNRTRLCTHCLQGRCKFCKHDNCNDLCSDFISSPICKHTSRFPYVCNNCPDAKTCKLPKVFYMADVAQKQRDDNVSSWKEGPKKSEAQMKMIVDAFEKGVKQNLSPDIIIHNNQLDISVSTAYRYIHFRHMGAIINVDLKRQVKYKTRSSSKHVVIPINYDWLEGRRYEDYLERIENEDVSINIWQMDTILGKQGDEEKCVLSLLHTRSNLQLYFLLKEKSMLAVQRAFEIIKDVLGPELFSMTFPIILTDNGSEFHDPLSLETDAYTGEKLISIYYCKAGRSDQKGKCEKNHEHFRECVPKGKSMNALTQKDINYVSDMVNNYPRRSLNYNSPIDIAALSLNKKVLSLNKLTHLNIKQVKLTPIIH, encoded by the coding sequence ATGACTAGCACATACAAACAGCTTTCTTTTGACGAACGACTCATTATTCAAAATCTGTTGTCTGATCCTAACATCACGCTCAAGATGATTGCCCTTACTCTTAACAGGAGTCCCAAGGCCATTCGCTATGAGATAACACACCATCTTAGAATTGTCGTCCGTGCCAATACTCATAATAAGTGTGGTAGACAAAATCAATGTAATCGCACAAGGTTATGTACTCACTGTCTACAAGGTCGTTGTAAGTTCTGTAAACATGATAACTGCAATGATCTATGTTCCGATTTCATCTCTTCACCAATATGCAAACATACATCTCGTTTCCCCTATGTCTGCAACAATTGCCCAGATGCCAAAACCTGCAAGTTGCCAAAGGTATTCTATATGGCCGATGTTGCCCAAAAACAGAGGGATGACAATGTCAGTAGTTGGAAGGAAGGACCAAAGAAATCAGAAGCACAAATGAAGATGATTGTCGATGCCTTTGAGAAAGGCGTCAAACAGAACCTTTCACCAGACATCATCATACACAACAATCAGTTGGACATATCAGTATCTACCGCATATCGTTATATTCATTTTCGTCATATGGGCGCCATCATCAATGTAGACCTCAAGCGTCAGGTCAAATATAAAACACGCTCTTCCAGCAAACATGTCGTGATACCAATCAACTATGATTGGCTTGAAGGCAGAAGATATGAAGACTATCTCGAACGTATCGAGAATGAAGATGTTTCCATCAATATATGGCAAATGGATACAATACTCGGCAAGCAAGGCGATGAAGAGAAATGTGTCCTTTCACTCCTGCATACAAGATCGAATCTACAGTTATATTTTCTGTTAAAGGAAAAAAGCATGTTGGCTGTCCAGCGTGCATTCGAAATCATCAAGGATGTACTGGGACCTGAACTATTTTCTATGACCTTTCCAATCATTCTTACTGACAATGGCTCTGAGTTCCACGATCCTCTAAGTCTAGAGACCGATGCATATACAGGAGAAAAACTAATATCCATCTACTACTGCAAGGCCGGAAGAAGTGATCAGAAAGGTAAATGTGAGAAGAACCATGAACACTTTAGAGAATGTGTTCCAAAGGGAAAGAGTATGAATGCATTGACCCAGAAGGACATCAACTATGTGTCTGACATGGTAAACAATTATCCTCGTAGATCCTTAAACTACAATTCACCTATCGATATCGCCGCTCTATCACTAAACAAAAAGGTGTTAAGTCTTAACAAGTTGACTCACCTCAACATCAAACAAGTTAAGCTTACACCTATCATCCACTAG
- a CDS encoding ABC transporter ATP-binding protein, whose protein sequence is MFLKINNIKKSFGSGDSKQEVLRGVNFSANKGEICLLLGPSGSGKSTLLNIIGGIDESDSGEILIDGESLREKSERYLTMYRRKHLGYVFQMYNLISNLNVVENIEVGAYLSDNPLEVDDLLHTLGLYEHRYKLPNQLSGGQQQRVSIGRAIVKKPDILLCDEPTGALDYKTSKEILSLIEEINHKYGNTILIVSHNEALKHMSDHVIKLRDGKVHEDYRNDHKISAIELEW, encoded by the coding sequence TTGTTTTTAAAAATTAATAACATTAAAAAATCTTTTGGAAGTGGAGATTCAAAGCAGGAAGTACTTCGCGGAGTTAATTTTAGTGCGAATAAAGGAGAAATATGTTTATTATTAGGACCATCCGGTTCTGGTAAGTCTACTTTGTTAAATATTATTGGTGGTATTGATGAGTCAGATTCAGGAGAGATTTTAATAGACGGTGAATCCTTAAGAGAAAAAAGTGAGAGATACTTAACCATGTATCGCAGAAAACACCTTGGTTATGTGTTTCAAATGTATAACCTTATCTCTAATTTAAACGTGGTCGAAAATATTGAAGTGGGGGCCTATTTATCTGATAATCCATTAGAAGTAGATGATCTACTACATACTCTTGGATTATACGAACACCGTTATAAACTACCAAATCAGTTGTCAGGTGGTCAACAACAAAGGGTGTCTATTGGAAGGGCGATTGTAAAAAAACCGGATATTTTACTGTGCGATGAGCCTACCGGTGCCTTGGACTATAAGACTTCTAAGGAAATTCTAAGCTTGATTGAAGAAATTAACCATAAATATGGAAATACTATTTTGATTGTTTCTCATAATGAAGCTTTGAAGCATATGTCAGACCATGTCATTAAGCTTAGAGATGGAAAAGTGCACGAAGACTATAGAAATGATCATAAAATTTCTGCAATAGAATTGGAATGGTGA
- a CDS encoding ABC transporter permease translates to MKRKKNILNRRIFKELKGGLPKYFAIGIFLTLMIGFISGLYVANGSMEQSLNRFMLSNKLEDGHFELKEKANADLLSKIQSGEKANLKEYYLHKANDEFDKTFEKEFKEQFEAESKRQYEKLLLRQGLNKEKIAQELNLGFEKYKQTDDYAKSYKKAYDKAYSEGREKVKQEVDAEYKKVEKKFDLNDADVKAVPVTVHPFFYKNEVEDYNLDGKKDGKIRLYQKTDEINRADVLEGRLPENKNEIAIDRMHADNVGLKVGDRIKVGKKMYTISGLIAYVNYSTLFEKNTEVVFDAITFDIGMVTGEAFQNIVEDTHYSYAWTYKSKPKDKYIEKELSDSFIKVLASQVITDENEIKDYLPAYENQAVQFAPKDIVKDRAWGGLLLSILMVVIAFIIAITTTNTINMEAYQIGTLKALGYTKGELIRHYIAPPIFVTLIAAILGNILGYSVFKDVVVNLYYNSYSLPSYKTLWNSEALIKTTLIPLTIMLLVNLIVVSHAMKYSSLDYLRRNFKKDKAKRSIKLPNWKFFSRYRTRIILQNIPNYFMLFIGIVFVSILLSLAIGLPDSLNYYKSHSSDMMIADYQYILKDYKDDGKIISTNTEKAEKFSLTILSRKGKEHEEDINLYGLADKSSYVKINHLENLKENEVYITKSYQDKFQANVGDTIILNEKYENKSYEFKVIGIYDKSAQLGVFMPIKKSNVLFGKEEGFFSGYLSSQKINDIDENLIYTVITKQDITKMVDQMEHSMGSFVKYFQVLCFSLAFILMFLLTKIIIEKNSNAISMTKILGYTNKEISKLYISSTTILVILFTFCAVFIGNTVMNYYWQSLMRQMSGWFEYRISTIGYVKMLLIIFAAYFVVVKLDFRRIKKIPMDEALKNVE, encoded by the coding sequence ATGAAAAGAAAGAAAAATATTTTAAATCGAAGGATTTTTAAAGAATTAAAGGGAGGGCTTCCTAAATATTTTGCCATAGGAATTTTTTTGACTTTAATGATTGGTTTTATCTCAGGCCTTTATGTGGCGAATGGTAGCATGGAGCAGTCGCTAAATAGATTTATGCTGTCCAATAAATTGGAAGATGGACATTTTGAATTAAAAGAAAAAGCGAATGCAGATTTATTATCTAAAATTCAAAGTGGAGAAAAGGCTAATCTGAAAGAGTACTATTTGCATAAGGCAAATGACGAGTTTGATAAAACCTTTGAAAAGGAATTTAAAGAACAGTTTGAAGCGGAAAGCAAACGACAGTATGAAAAATTATTATTGAGGCAAGGTTTAAACAAAGAAAAGATAGCTCAGGAATTGAATCTTGGATTTGAAAAATATAAACAAACAGATGATTATGCAAAAAGCTATAAAAAGGCTTATGACAAAGCCTATAGTGAGGGCCGAGAAAAAGTAAAACAAGAAGTCGATGCAGAATATAAAAAAGTGGAAAAAAAATTTGACTTAAATGATGCTGACGTTAAAGCGGTTCCGGTAACGGTTCATCCTTTCTTTTATAAAAATGAGGTCGAGGATTACAACTTAGACGGGAAAAAGGATGGAAAAATTCGACTTTATCAAAAGACAGATGAAATCAACCGAGCGGATGTTCTTGAAGGAAGATTACCTGAAAACAAAAACGAAATAGCGATTGACCGAATGCATGCAGATAATGTGGGCTTAAAAGTTGGGGATCGTATAAAGGTCGGAAAGAAAATGTATACGATAAGTGGACTTATTGCTTATGTGAATTACTCCACTTTGTTTGAAAAAAATACAGAGGTCGTGTTTGATGCAATCACTTTTGATATAGGAATGGTCACAGGTGAAGCCTTCCAAAATATTGTTGAAGATACGCATTATTCTTATGCTTGGACGTATAAATCTAAACCAAAGGATAAATATATAGAAAAAGAATTATCGGATTCTTTTATTAAAGTTTTGGCAAGCCAAGTTATTACTGATGAGAATGAGATAAAAGACTATTTGCCTGCTTATGAGAATCAAGCGGTACAATTTGCTCCTAAAGATATTGTAAAAGATAGAGCTTGGGGAGGGCTTTTGCTCAGTATTTTAATGGTAGTCATTGCCTTTATTATTGCCATTACTACAACTAATACCATAAATATGGAAGCTTATCAAATTGGGACTTTGAAAGCTCTTGGCTATACGAAAGGGGAACTTATAAGGCACTATATCGCTCCTCCAATATTTGTTACTCTTATAGCAGCAATACTGGGAAATATCTTAGGATATAGTGTCTTTAAAGACGTAGTTGTAAACCTTTATTACAATTCCTATTCTTTACCAAGTTATAAAACTCTTTGGAATAGTGAAGCTCTTATAAAGACAACACTAATTCCTTTGACGATTATGCTATTAGTAAATTTGATTGTAGTATCTCATGCTATGAAATATTCAAGCTTAGATTATCTAAGAAGAAATTTCAAGAAGGACAAAGCAAAAAGAAGTATCAAATTGCCGAATTGGAAGTTTTTTAGTAGATATAGAACAAGAATTATTTTACAAAATATTCCTAATTATTTCATGCTGTTTATCGGAATCGTATTTGTCTCTATTTTGTTGTCACTAGCTATTGGATTACCAGATTCTCTAAACTACTACAAGAGTCATTCTTCTGATATGATGATTGCAGACTACCAATACATCTTGAAAGACTACAAAGATGATGGAAAAATAATCAGTACTAATACGGAGAAAGCAGAAAAATTTTCTTTAACGATTCTTTCAAGGAAAGGCAAAGAGCATGAAGAAGATATTAACCTCTATGGTCTTGCTGACAAGAGTTCTTATGTGAAAATCAATCATTTAGAAAATCTAAAGGAGAATGAAGTATATATTACAAAATCATATCAGGACAAGTTTCAGGCTAATGTGGGAGATACTATTATTCTTAACGAAAAATATGAGAATAAAAGCTATGAATTTAAAGTGATTGGAATTTACGATAAATCTGCACAACTTGGTGTATTTATGCCGATAAAAAAGAGTAATGTTTTATTCGGCAAAGAAGAAGGTTTCTTTAGCGGCTATTTATCAAGTCAAAAAATTAATGATATAGACGAAAATTTGATCTACACTGTAATTACAAAACAAGATATTACAAAAATGGTGGATCAGATGGAACATAGTATGGGTTCTTTTGTAAAATATTTTCAAGTTTTATGCTTCTCTTTGGCGTTTATATTAATGTTTCTTTTGACCAAGATTATTATTGAAAAAAATAGTAATGCTATTTCGATGACAAAAATTTTAGGATATACCAATAAAGAAATCTCAAAGCTTTATATCAGTTCAACAACGATATTAGTGATACTGTTTACATTTTGTGCTGTGTTTATTGGAAATACAGTTATGAATTATTATTGGCAATCGCTGATGAGGCAGATGAGTGGTTGGTTTGAATATCGTATCTCTACCATAGGATATGTAAAAATGTTATTAATTATTTTTGCTGCCTATTTCGTTGTAGTGAAGCTAGATTTTAGGAGAATTAAGAAAATTCCTATGGATGAAGCTTTAAAAAATGTAGAGTGA
- a CDS encoding sigma 54-interacting transcriptional regulator codes for MKERLLKIIRDNTKNGEYKQSTIVNLSRILKISKVNILELIKKLLDDGSILKVTENPVFFIDRYIFENMYKTKVKGNSINDIDTYISLLSSNPQDFKKLIGWDRSLSQLVEQCKATISYPPNGLPMMLHGATGTGKSLIAKLSYEYAENHNFLQKEKRFVSVNCSEYANNPELLTANLFGYVKGAFTGADRDVEGLISLADGGVLFLDEVHNLKGECQEKLFQFMDQSIYHRVGDNKTWYTSQVRLIVATTEEPDKVLLRTLLRRIPMIIEIPSLENRGLQEKVEILHHIFNLEQTRLNIKIKMSSQVYNLLISSKYDGNIGGLKSVIQSCCINSLFQINSLNEMEITLRNLPENFLKKVRIEKIVANHTEEFIYVDNLVKRIGTNNRIIKLCEGIINLYTKKDDQKFYDRASKKILEYLDESLIDGNMQNKTDFYNEGIRHILQLVNMHYHLELSNNNILAMSRLFIDFMHNAHVIAEWSREREDNISIILEKLKNDNLRLDSISVEIINYFENYLDMKLSNLELIMLLLFLQMYSVTNIIERRSAVILAHGFSTASSIASAANQFLGKYIYDSIDVPLNVDSTTVIKQLNSYISKLNNIEELILLVDMGSLESIYTGLNLRNAKIGIINQVTTSSALEIGSSLLRNETLEVIFDRVANQGAIKYRIENNLRKTPLILCSCMSGMGAAERLREVIMSSLPANSIIKVKSYNYYDLLKNSINDMLFEDGKVICVVGTMNPNIKGLNFIAIEDLVINTDSQNFDEYFKDYLSTEDLDFFKKNILKNFSLSNIMNTLTILNPNKLLEYVTEALENLQNRMKVHLSSKICLGLYMHVCCLIERLILHQDIETYPNIEEFVEKQNTFISYVKDSFKEIEYYYKVQIPTEEIGYIFDYINAQETGVSDGF; via the coding sequence ATGAAAGAAAGATTATTAAAAATTATCAGAGATAATACAAAAAATGGAGAATATAAGCAAAGTACTATTGTGAATTTAAGCCGAATATTGAAAATTTCGAAAGTTAATATTCTTGAACTGATTAAGAAACTACTAGATGATGGATCGATTTTAAAGGTTACAGAAAATCCGGTATTTTTTATAGATCGTTATATATTTGAGAATATGTATAAAACTAAGGTAAAAGGTAATTCTATAAATGATATAGATACATATATTTCTTTACTCAGTAGTAATCCTCAAGATTTTAAGAAATTAATAGGCTGGGATAGAAGTCTATCGCAGTTAGTTGAACAATGTAAGGCAACTATTTCTTATCCGCCAAATGGATTACCTATGATGTTACATGGAGCAACTGGTACTGGTAAGAGCTTGATAGCCAAATTATCCTATGAATATGCGGAAAATCATAATTTTCTACAAAAAGAGAAAAGATTTGTTTCTGTAAATTGTTCTGAATATGCAAATAATCCTGAATTACTCACAGCAAATTTATTCGGATATGTTAAGGGAGCTTTTACAGGCGCAGATCGTGATGTAGAGGGATTAATCTCGTTAGCAGATGGAGGCGTCTTATTTTTGGATGAGGTACATAATTTAAAGGGAGAGTGCCAGGAAAAACTTTTCCAGTTCATGGATCAGTCTATATATCATAGGGTTGGTGATAATAAAACTTGGTATACTTCTCAAGTACGATTAATTGTTGCAACAACAGAAGAACCGGATAAGGTTTTGTTGCGTACACTTTTAAGAAGAATCCCAATGATAATTGAAATTCCTTCATTAGAAAATAGAGGATTACAGGAGAAGGTAGAAATATTACATCATATTTTTAATCTTGAACAAACTCGTCTTAACATTAAGATAAAAATGTCTTCTCAAGTATATAATCTTTTGATATCTAGCAAATATGATGGAAATATTGGAGGACTTAAAAGTGTAATACAATCATGTTGTATAAATTCATTATTTCAAATTAATTCATTAAATGAAATGGAAATTACTTTGAGGAATCTTCCTGAGAATTTTTTGAAAAAAGTTCGCATTGAGAAGATTGTGGCTAATCATACTGAAGAATTCATATATGTTGATAATTTAGTAAAAAGAATAGGGACTAATAATCGAATAATAAAACTATGTGAAGGAATCATCAATTTATATACAAAAAAAGATGATCAGAAATTTTATGATAGAGCGTCTAAAAAGATATTAGAGTATTTAGATGAGAGTTTAATTGATGGAAACATGCAAAATAAAACTGACTTTTATAATGAAGGGATACGTCATATTTTGCAGTTGGTCAATATGCATTATCATCTGGAATTAAGTAATAACAATATATTAGCAATGAGTAGATTGTTTATAGATTTCATGCATAATGCACATGTTATTGCAGAGTGGTCACGTGAACGAGAGGATAACATTAGTATAATTTTAGAAAAATTAAAAAATGATAATCTGCGTTTAGATAGTATTTCAGTAGAAATCATTAATTATTTTGAAAATTATCTGGATATGAAACTTTCAAATTTGGAATTAATTATGCTATTGCTTTTTTTACAAATGTACTCTGTTACAAATATAATTGAGCGACGTAGTGCCGTAATTCTTGCACATGGGTTTTCAACAGCAAGTTCTATTGCTTCAGCTGCGAATCAATTTTTAGGGAAATATATCTATGACTCTATTGATGTGCCACTAAATGTAGATTCAACTACTGTCATAAAGCAGCTAAATTCATATATATCTAAACTAAATAATATAGAGGAATTGATATTATTAGTTGATATGGGATCGCTTGAGAGTATATATACTGGGTTGAATCTAAGAAATGCAAAGATAGGAATTATAAATCAAGTTACAACTTCTAGTGCTTTAGAAATAGGATCTAGTTTACTACGTAATGAAACTTTAGAGGTAATATTTGATCGTGTGGCTAATCAAGGTGCAATTAAATACCGTATTGAAAATAATCTACGAAAAACTCCATTAATCCTATGTTCTTGCATGAGTGGAATGGGGGCTGCAGAAAGACTTAGAGAGGTTATTATGAGTTCGTTACCTGCAAACTCAATAATTAAAGTTAAATCTTATAATTACTATGATTTATTAAAAAACTCAATAAATGATATGTTATTTGAAGATGGTAAAGTAATTTGTGTTGTAGGAACAATGAACCCAAATATTAAAGGTTTAAATTTTATTGCAATCGAGGATTTAGTAATTAATACTGATAGTCAAAATTTTGACGAGTACTTTAAAGATTATCTATCCACAGAAGACTTAGACTTTTTCAAGAAAAATATTTTAAAGAATTTTTCACTTTCTAATATTATGAATACTTTAACTATTTTGAATCCGAATAAATTGCTTGAATATGTAACGGAAGCGCTTGAGAATTTGCAAAATCGAATGAAGGTACATTTATCTAGTAAAATATGCTTAGGATTATATATGCATGTATGTTGTTTAATAGAACGTTTGATTTTGCATCAAGATATAGAAACATATCCAAATATTGAGGAATTTGTAGAGAAGCAAAATACTTTTATTTCATATGTAAAAGACTCATTTAAAGAAATAGAATATTATTATAAAGTACAAATACCTACAGAAGAAATAGGTTATATCTTTGACTATATTAATGCACAAGAAACGGGTGTATCTGATGGTTTTTAG